The sequence TGAAATTTGTTCGTACCCTTCTTTTTTTGCTACACTTGCAAAATAGTTATATCTCATTCTTGCTTGAGATTCGCCAGCGAATGCGGCGAGCAGGTTCTTTTCAGTTTTACTTCCTTTTAAATCCATATTGATCACCCTCATGCATATGCATGATGAGAATAGATTGTACAGATAATAATCTGTTTGTGGTTTATAAATATGTGTCAGATATGATCTTTCCTTAGTACAAACACGATACTTGAAAAAATAGTGGAAAATATATAAAATAACTATTTCATCCAATTTTCTTCTGAATACATATGTAATGTATTGGCAGAACTCTCAATAAAAAAAAGGTTCTTCGAAAGGAAGTTATGGAAAGATGGATTAAATCAACCTGACTCTTCCCGGACCATGGTATCGAACAACTTTTTCTGAGCAGGTTTTTTACAACACTCTTCAATAAAAGCAACGACTTTCATGAGTTTGTCATATGATTCAGGGGACAATCCATGTTCCATGATACATGCATCATGATCTGCAACATCTGTATCGACTCCGGCAAGTTCCAGCAGATTACGGAGTATGGTGTGAGATTGCTTTGTTCTCTCAGCAATATCCCTCCCTTCAACAGTCAAAGTAACTCCTCCGTATGGTTCGTAATTTACTAGACCTGCATCCTGGAGCCGTTTGAATCCGTCAGTTACTGTTGCCGGGGTAATGCTTAATGCTGCAGCGATATCCCGTGATTTTGCATATCCCTTTTCCATTGAGATCTCATAGATTACTTCTAAAAGATCTTCATTTCTCCGGGTTACTTTTTCTTCGGCCATGAAAATAATAGTGTGAGTGGATATTCGTTATTCGGTAGATAGTTACCTGTTAGATCTCATATGCCTTAAATTCATCAGAAGACTGGTAATATATCGCAATTGTGTATATCTGTTCCTACAGTTCTTATTTCAGACTTCAATCGATCAGATCGTATTGTACAGAATTTAAAAGGTCCTTAAAAAAATCAGGAAAGGGAAAGGAGATAATTTTGTTTTCCGGCTAATTGTTCTGCAACTCTTGCGACATACTTCCCCTGGTATCGTGCTCCACTTAATTCATTGTCTGATGGGAATCGCTCACCCGATCCTCCTGCGATTGTTGATGCCCCATACGGAGAACATCCGGTGATTTCGGTCATGATAGTCTGCCCTGCAAATGTGTATGGTAGTCCTGCAATGATCATACCATGATGAAGAAGTGTAATATGCATTGAAAGAATTGTTGATTCCTGACCACCATGCTGGGTACCACTGCTGGTAAAGACACTTCCTACTTTACCGGCCAGAGCTCCTTTGCTCCAAATCCCTCCGGTCGAATCTAAAAACTGACGCATCTGTCCGACCATGTTTCCAAACCTGGTTGGAGTCCCAAAAATTACTGCATCAGCTTTTGAAAGTTCATCTGGAGTAATAACCGGGAGCTTTCGAAACTCTGTCTGAAAAGAAGTAGCTCCCATCTTCTCAATCACTACATCCGGCAAGGTTTCCGGAACACGGAAAAACTCAGCTTTAAATCCTGCATCACTGACACCTTCTGAAACAGCCTGAGCCATTTTATGGATATGGCCATAGAGCGAGTAATAAACAATGAAAATTCTCATATTCTTCTCCCATTATCATGTTTAAATAGTTCATGAGATATGATATACATTCGTATTAAAATGATTAAATTCATGTTGGTTTTCATATTTGAATGAGAAAAAAACACATTCTGGTGAAATGATCCTTTTTAGATGAATATAGCGATAAATTACACATAAAATTTTCACGACCAAGAGAAGAGTTGTATCAGAAGGAAGAAGACCGGTAACAATGGTTTGGTCATTGAAAAGATATTGAATAACCGGTCAGGCTGGTATCTTCCTACAAAGGCGATTTCGAGGAATCTTTTTTGTTATTCTTTTTTACAAACCTCCAGACAATACCGGTTCTCCAGGGTGTCTAATCAATACTTCATTTTTTGGTTCATATGAGAGGTTCCCTAACCCTTTTTGAAACAGAAAAAAACTGTGAGCATTCAATTATGAAAGAAATGAGCAATTGTATCGATTATCAAGAAGTTACTATTTTTTCCCAATCGTCCACTCAAGTTCGCCTATTGGTGACTGGACCATTTTCGTTCTCACTCGGTGAAATCCTGTATGAAACATGGCATTCGCGATGAAATCTTCACGAATGGCCATATTCTGTCCCAACAGATCAGGAAGTAACATCGATATCACTATCTCCTCTGGTTTGGATCCGTTCTGTGTTCTACCATCAGAAAGTGTTGCACATACACCTCCGTGGTTTAATCCCTCATAGATCTTTTTCATTAGGCGATCAAACGAACCAAGGGCATAATTCAAGGTCATTGAAGCCAGGATAAGATCATATCCATCTCCAAATGAATCATTTAGGTAATTCCCGGCCATGGTAGTTACTCTGTCAGATACACCATATTCCAATACACAACGCTCTGCCACACTAATAATATCAGGTTTATCAAAAAGAATTACATTCAATGTAGGATGATCCAGTGCCAGAGCAATACCAAGAAGACCTGGACCACACCCCAGATCAAGCATTCGGTTAAAGTCGCTATATTCTGGAAGTGATGAAACGAGCCGGACAACCATATGAGCCATCCCTGAACGTTGATAGTTGATTGATCTTCGTGTTTGCATCTCCAAAAAATTTTCAGAATGAGGATTTACATCTCGTTCAGCTTGTTTTGGTCCTTCTCGAACAAGTTTGCATATCATTTCAGGGGAGATTGCATACCAAGGATCGCACGTACGAAGATAATCGCCAAGGTAGGTAGGTTTCCCAGAAACAAGAAAATCGTTCGCAATAGGAGAGTTATTATATATATCTCCGTCTTTCCAAATCAAATTAAACGCAACAAGAGCATTCAGAATATGAGCAGTATTTTGTGGGTGAAGATGAAGGATTTGTGCGATACCTTCTGCAGAGTGATTCTTTTCCAGCACAGAAAAGAGATCAAGTTCAATTGCAGCAAGGAGTATATTTGCCTCTGATTTCTTCAGCAGGAGATCCTGAAGTGGTTTGAAACCAATTTGAATATCTGGCATATCCATGGATTACTCACCCTCTTCATGGTCATGAAAATGGTGCAGGTCCGGGGTGTGAGGGTGGATATGCTCAACCTGTTCATGTTCATGGGTATGGGCATGGACAACTCCTTTCATAGCCGGATCTTGGTGATGACTATGATGCCCATCTTCATGACTATGCCGGTGCTCATGACTGGACGAATCATGAATATGACGATGACCATGCTCTTCGGTGGCAATCAGCCATGCTCCGGCTGCCATCAGGGGAAGACTCAGCAGTATCTGTAATCCGGGGTTCTCACCAGGGAGTGGAAGAGAGAGGACCAGACCGATAAATGGAGCAGTTGCAAATAATGCACCGGTCCGGGCTGATCCCAGAACTCTCATCGCTCGAATGACAAAGAATATCGAAACTCCATACCCGAGGCACCCAATGAGAAGGACTGCCGGGATAATTGTCAGGGACGGAGCCGTTTCTCCGATTGCATACCCCAGGCCGACACTGAATATTCCAGCAACAAATCCCTTGACCATAACAATCTGGGCGGGTTCTTTTCCTGATATTACACGGGTAAAATTATTATCCAGACCCCAGCAGAAACATGCCAGAATGATAAGGAGTGAACCCGCTGACAGCCCAAAAGTTCCTGCAGGATCATATGATAAAATAAGGCCACCAAGGGCGACTGCAGTGATGGCATACAGCCCCCGTCTTCCAAGCGGTTCACGAAATCCAATCACGGCAATCAGGGTTGTAAAAGCCAGCTCAGCATTGATGAGCAGAGAAGCAGTCGATGCCGGAGTAGTAGTAAGGCCGATCATACAGAGGATTGGACCGATGATGCTGCCAAAGGCAATGATCCCAACAAGCCAGGGAAGATCAATTCTCCGTATTGGAGACTCGGTCGTCCCTTCCGGATTTGTGAATCTTCGGATCAAAAGCCCTCCGGCACCTGCTCCCAGATAGAGTAACCCGACAAGAGTGACTGGACCGATATCGAAAAGGAGAATACGGGAAGCAGGAATAACTGCACCAAAAAGGGCAGCGGCAAGGAGTGCCATCAGGATCGCGTCCCGGTTGCTGGGTTGCATGATCATTTTTGCATCTGCGATCGGATAAGCTCTTTTCAGCCTAATTTATCTAAATGCCCAATCCATAATAATTATCTCTGGTCGAATACATGTCCGAATATTCGACTGACTATCCGATCATGGATTGGATATCTTCAGGATTCCTTTCTTATATCTGAATGCTTTAAGTTTGATTATTCACTCCGTCGTCAGCATGCTCATCAGAAAAAGATCTATGTAATTGGTACTGGTTTTCGGAATACCGTATCATTCAGATTCTCAGGAGATACCAGACTGTTGTTTGAACAGGCAGTCTGGATGGAATATAAAAGTCGCGGACATGAATTGTTCTGGTTTAAAGCAGATGGCGAATGCGATTTCCTCATTTTTGAACAGGGGAAGATCACCACATGTATTCAGGCATGTACTGAGTTGACTATGGAAAACCAGG comes from Methanospirillum hungatei and encodes:
- a CDS encoding DUF4143 domain-containing protein produces the protein MHDHFCICDRISSFQPNLSKCPIHNNYLWSNTCPNIRLTIRSWIGYLQDSFLISECFKFDYSLRRQHAHQKKIYVIGTGFRNTVSFRFSGDTRLLFEQAVWMEYKSRGHELFWFKADGECDFLIFEQGKITTCIQACTELTMENQEREISGLLEAMKETQCNDGVILTLRQYQDMVIEGIRIKIRPFWNAILADCPLIQKLKW
- the wrbA gene encoding NAD(P)H:quinone oxidoreductase, which translates into the protein MRIFIVYYSLYGHIHKMAQAVSEGVSDAGFKAEFFRVPETLPDVVIEKMGATSFQTEFRKLPVITPDELSKADAVIFGTPTRFGNMVGQMRQFLDSTGGIWSKGALAGKVGSVFTSSGTQHGGQESTILSMHITLLHHGMIIAGLPYTFAGQTIMTEITGCSPYGASTIAGGSGERFPSDNELSGARYQGKYVARVAEQLAGKQNYLLSLS
- a CDS encoding DMT family transporter, translating into MQPSNRDAILMALLAAALFGAVIPASRILLFDIGPVTLVGLLYLGAGAGGLLIRRFTNPEGTTESPIRRIDLPWLVGIIAFGSIIGPILCMIGLTTTPASTASLLINAELAFTTLIAVIGFREPLGRRGLYAITAVALGGLILSYDPAGTFGLSAGSLLIILACFCWGLDNNFTRVISGKEPAQIVMVKGFVAGIFSVGLGYAIGETAPSLTIIPAVLLIGCLGYGVSIFFVIRAMRVLGSARTGALFATAPFIGLVLSLPLPGENPGLQILLSLPLMAAGAWLIATEEHGHRHIHDSSSHEHRHSHEDGHHSHHQDPAMKGVVHAHTHEHEQVEHIHPHTPDLHHFHDHEEGE
- a CDS encoding metal-dependent transcriptional regulator — its product is MAEEKVTRRNEDLLEVIYEISMEKGYAKSRDIAAALSITPATVTDGFKRLQDAGLVNYEPYGGVTLTVEGRDIAERTKQSHTILRNLLELAGVDTDVADHDACIMEHGLSPESYDKLMKVVAFIEECCKKPAQKKLFDTMVREESG
- a CDS encoding class I SAM-dependent methyltransferase codes for the protein MPDIQIGFKPLQDLLLKKSEANILLAAIELDLFSVLEKNHSAEGIAQILHLHPQNTAHILNALVAFNLIWKDGDIYNNSPIANDFLVSGKPTYLGDYLRTCDPWYAISPEMICKLVREGPKQAERDVNPHSENFLEMQTRRSINYQRSGMAHMVVRLVSSLPEYSDFNRMLDLGCGPGLLGIALALDHPTLNVILFDKPDIISVAERCVLEYGVSDRVTTMAGNYLNDSFGDGYDLILASMTLNYALGSFDRLMKKIYEGLNHGGVCATLSDGRTQNGSKPEEIVISMLLPDLLGQNMAIREDFIANAMFHTGFHRVRTKMVQSPIGELEWTIGKK